The following proteins are co-located in the candidate division KSB1 bacterium genome:
- a CDS encoding PorV/PorQ family protein, with protein sequence MKKHIISLCVSSAWLLLITAIGFSQAARKPTEKRAQTGLKFLTVTTDARAGALGEAFTSLESPSSAMFFNPAGLARLEGLATIALGQVNWIADIDYVFGAAAFSPFDGRFGIFGVSIVSVDYGEFFGTIRSDTDVRGYEDVGNFTPSAFAIGLGYAKAISDKFAVGGNVKYAKQDLGSAIVGFKPDGDHVKTNYSADVAAFDFGIIYRTGFKSLNFGMNVRNFSKEIKYEEEGFQLPLTFKIGLSMNAFDLLLPGKDHHDFLVTVDAVHPRDFSEQLNFGGEYLFMKTVALRAGYSTPNDEHGFSAGAGLQKALKTYKLAIDYAYTPYGVFDNVNRITVQFAF encoded by the coding sequence ATGAAAAAGCATATTATTTCTCTCTGCGTGAGCAGCGCCTGGCTTCTTCTCATCACCGCAATAGGATTCAGCCAGGCCGCAAGAAAACCCACTGAAAAACGTGCGCAGACCGGCTTGAAGTTTCTTACCGTGACCACGGATGCCCGCGCCGGCGCTTTGGGCGAGGCCTTCACTTCTTTGGAAAGCCCATCTTCTGCCATGTTTTTCAACCCTGCGGGCCTGGCGCGTTTGGAGGGCTTGGCCACGATTGCGCTGGGGCAGGTGAACTGGATCGCCGACATTGACTATGTATTTGGCGCCGCTGCCTTCAGCCCGTTCGACGGCCGGTTCGGCATCTTCGGCGTGAGCATCGTTTCCGTGGATTATGGTGAATTTTTTGGTACGATCCGCTCAGATACCGACGTGCGGGGTTACGAAGACGTCGGCAATTTCACCCCTTCGGCCTTTGCCATTGGGCTGGGCTATGCCAAGGCAATTTCGGACAAATTTGCCGTCGGCGGCAACGTCAAGTATGCCAAGCAAGACCTGGGCAGTGCCATCGTCGGTTTCAAACCTGATGGCGATCACGTGAAAACGAACTATTCGGCGGACGTCGCGGCCTTTGATTTCGGCATCATCTATCGCACCGGCTTCAAGAGCCTGAACTTTGGCATGAACGTGCGCAATTTTTCCAAGGAGATCAAGTATGAAGAGGAGGGTTTTCAATTGCCGCTGACGTTCAAAATCGGCCTCTCCATGAATGCTTTTGACTTATTGTTGCCGGGCAAGGACCATCATGATTTTTTGGTGACAGTGGATGCCGTCCACCCACGTGACTTTTCCGAGCAATTGAATTTCGGCGGTGAATATCTCTTCATGAAAACCGTGGCGCTGCGTGCCGGTTACTCGACGCCGAATGACGAGCACGGCTTCAGCGCCGGCGCCGGCCTGCAGAAGGCGTTGAAGACTTACAAGCTCGCCATCGATTATGCCTATACGCCTTATGGCGTTTTCGATAATGTCAATCGGATTACGGTGCAGTTTGCATTTTGA
- a CDS encoding IPT/TIG domain-containing protein — MKKLLLRHDLLKAVALLTGVIPLLLLAGCENNTTPSLFDPNAPKRPNPVISSIQPADSALAGVGELTIKGQNFSSIPEENIVLFNTDPAVVLSASPTELKVKTPNIVAETISIRITVRGAELFTPPVRYKLKPAAVLFGDLKDPGRDVVKAFGMDVDRNGNVYVSTELNTIKKVAPDGKVTVVKSNTSFIRANALKVGPGNILYATNVIARLRRISTIAPDGTESVFVSFPANPQDLDFDANGNIWVTVDTDVYLVKPDKTATRVDGYPVTLAALRVYNGYVYVAGRNTATGEEKIWRSPIQGETLGAKEVVLDVAAANWLRGGSVLALTFSADGEMYLGTNHPSGIFVLRSDGSHGVLYPGLFAPSIYALSWGEGNLLFAVQQLSNTSNLIKIDAGKKGAPYYGRR; from the coding sequence ATGAAAAAACTCCTGTTACGTCATGACCTGTTGAAGGCGGTGGCGCTTCTCACCGGAGTGATCCCCCTCCTCTTGCTGGCGGGCTGCGAGAACAACACCACGCCCAGCCTGTTCGATCCCAATGCCCCCAAAAGACCGAACCCCGTTATCAGCTCGATTCAACCCGCCGATAGCGCGCTGGCCGGGGTGGGCGAGTTGACGATCAAGGGCCAGAATTTTTCTTCCATACCTGAGGAAAACATCGTTTTGTTTAATACTGACCCGGCCGTGGTTTTATCCGCATCTCCAACCGAGCTGAAAGTCAAAACGCCGAATATTGTTGCCGAGACCATCTCGATTCGCATCACGGTTCGGGGGGCGGAATTGTTTACCCCACCCGTGCGGTATAAATTAAAACCAGCGGCGGTGCTCTTTGGTGATTTAAAAGATCCCGGCAGGGACGTGGTGAAGGCTTTTGGCATGGATGTCGATCGCAATGGCAATGTTTATGTGTCAACGGAATTGAACACGATCAAAAAAGTGGCTCCGGACGGAAAAGTGACCGTGGTGAAGTCAAATACCAGTTTCATTCGGGCCAACGCCTTGAAAGTCGGGCCGGGCAATATTCTCTATGCGACGAACGTGATTGCGCGGCTCCGAAGAATTTCCACCATCGCGCCGGATGGCACTGAAAGCGTGTTTGTTTCATTCCCCGCCAATCCACAGGATTTGGATTTCGATGCCAATGGCAACATTTGGGTGACCGTCGATACCGACGTCTATCTCGTCAAGCCGGACAAAACCGCAACAAGAGTTGACGGCTATCCGGTCACGTTGGCCGCATTGCGGGTGTATAATGGTTACGTGTATGTTGCCGGCAGGAACACCGCCACCGGCGAAGAAAAAATCTGGCGCAGCCCAATTCAAGGCGAAACCCTCGGCGCCAAGGAAGTGGTTTTGGATGTTGCAGCCGCAAATTGGCTAAGAGGTGGAAGCGTCCTGGCTTTGACTTTTTCCGCCGACGGTGAAATGTACTTGGGTACGAATCACCCCAGCGGCATCTTTGTGTTGCGTTCGGATGGTAGTCATGGGGTTTTGTATCCCGGCCTGTTTGCGCCCTCGATTTATGCCTTGTCATGGGGGGAGGGAAATTTGCTCTTCGCAGTCCAGCAATTGAGCAATACCTCGAATTTGATTAAAATCGACGCCGGAAAAAAAGGTGCGCCGTACTACGGCCGACGCTAG
- a CDS encoding T9SS type A sorting domain-containing protein, producing MNTVVKRSCLILLLMSLLALPALAQNARVQFIHNSGDIDARPIDLYVGDSLYVDQFTYRTATPFRNVPSGSVKILLTHPTRKDSIVADVNLDLAAGGTYVCIINGILKINLNKYANPDPANRNIQISVFAAPNARETASNSAKVEFFVNNGNTDGPIGGLDFFTVGSTTPFVDNLGYSQSTTSYISIDPGKYTYDVKEGNDNTKLLGSYEGDFTADAGKSAVVLASGFVNPAANQGSQKLGLIAVFADGTVKTFRTIEILPAGKWKLVASPYKFTDFIGADTLVNGGHGIAVDRRNRIWIGNFNAAGRLRVIKPDGTPDPISPIQFVKVGTDSVNTSNCRGMTLDKDGSILFVRFTRLYRLDPATGKALKVFIAPGSLLSPMVDKDSFIWTGRVSGINPIDVIDPNSFASSQQINLKSPPGFGRGIGITADARKIFTPDLGSSGGPLYIWTTTDFINYTKTDSIYTNDKGELIMRTNRQTMNWHPKDSTLWVSVDRASTPVNNADNGLYVFDFKKFEYFVVAMPEIKNAAGTVLGNGPRNVAFSVSGDTAFAVSFDGSRLMRFVKGAVGVKDKPFTRVPGTYELFQNYPNPFNPNTTIAYTLSHYAVVELKVYDSLGREVKTLVHKVMPPGRHETTFDAAGLASGLYYYRLYVDGQVFTKSMMLLK from the coding sequence ATGAACACCGTTGTTAAAAGAAGTTGTCTGATTTTACTGCTCATGAGTTTGTTGGCTTTGCCGGCGCTGGCACAAAATGCCCGCGTCCAGTTCATTCACAACTCCGGCGACATCGACGCCAGGCCGATTGACCTCTACGTCGGCGATTCCCTGTACGTGGACCAATTCACCTACCGGACGGCAACCCCGTTTCGCAATGTGCCAAGTGGCAGCGTCAAGATCCTACTGACGCATCCCACACGAAAGGATTCGATTGTCGCCGATGTCAATTTGGATTTGGCGGCCGGCGGCACGTATGTGTGTATTATTAACGGCATCTTGAAAATCAATTTGAACAAGTATGCCAACCCGGACCCGGCAAATCGCAACATTCAGATTTCTGTATTTGCCGCCCCCAACGCGCGCGAAACCGCCAGCAATAGCGCCAAGGTGGAGTTTTTCGTGAACAACGGTAATACCGACGGCCCAATCGGCGGATTGGATTTTTTCACCGTTGGCAGCACCACGCCGTTCGTCGACAATTTGGGCTACAGCCAAAGCACGACGAGCTATATTTCCATCGATCCGGGCAAGTACACCTATGATGTCAAAGAAGGCAATGACAACACGAAATTGCTCGGCTCTTATGAAGGCGACTTTACCGCCGACGCCGGTAAATCGGCGGTCGTGCTGGCCTCCGGCTTTGTGAATCCGGCGGCCAACCAGGGCAGCCAAAAGTTGGGCTTGATCGCCGTTTTTGCGGATGGCACTGTAAAAACGTTTCGCACCATCGAAATCCTTCCCGCTGGCAAATGGAAACTTGTGGCCTCGCCCTACAAATTCACGGATTTCATTGGCGCCGATACGCTGGTGAATGGCGGGCATGGCATTGCGGTTGATAGAAGAAATCGCATTTGGATTGGAAATTTCAATGCCGCCGGACGTCTGCGCGTTATCAAACCCGATGGCACGCCGGACCCTATTTCACCAATTCAGTTTGTCAAAGTTGGCACCGACTCGGTTAACACCAGTAACTGTCGTGGCATGACGCTGGATAAAGATGGGAGCATTCTTTTTGTTCGTTTCACCCGACTTTACCGGCTTGATCCAGCCACTGGTAAGGCTCTCAAAGTGTTTATTGCACCCGGTAGCCTCTTGTCGCCAATGGTTGACAAAGACAGTTTTATTTGGACTGGAAGAGTCTCAGGAATTAATCCCATCGATGTGATTGATCCGAATTCGTTCGCCTCCTCTCAGCAAATTAACCTCAAAAGCCCGCCGGGATTTGGCCGCGGCATCGGCATTACGGCTGACGCGCGAAAAATTTTTACCCCCGATCTTGGTTCAAGCGGCGGCCCACTTTATATTTGGACAACAACCGATTTTATCAACTACACCAAGACCGACAGCATTTACACCAACGACAAGGGCGAGCTCATCATGCGGACGAACCGCCAGACGATGAACTGGCATCCCAAGGACAGCACGCTGTGGGTTTCGGTGGATCGGGCCAGCACGCCGGTCAACAACGCCGACAATGGCTTGTATGTTTTCGATTTCAAAAAATTTGAATATTTCGTCGTCGCCATGCCGGAGATTAAAAACGCCGCCGGCACCGTTTTGGGGAATGGGCCGCGCAATGTCGCCTTCAGCGTCAGCGGTGACACCGCTTTCGCGGTCAGCTTCGACGGCAGCCGTTTGATGCGTTTCGTCAAAGGCGCGGTCGGCGTCAAAGACAAGCCATTTACCAGAGTTCCGGGAACGTACGAGCTTTTCCAAAACTATCCCAACCCGTTCAATCCTAATACGACGATTGCTTACACGCTTTCGCATTACGCCGTCGTCGAGCTGAAAGTGTATGACAGCCTGGGCCGCGAAGTGAAAACGCTGGTGCACAAAGTCATGCCACCGGGCCGGCACGAAACCACATTCGATGCCGCCGGCCTTGCCTCAGGACTTTATTATTACCGTTTGTACGTTGATGGGCAGGTGTTTACAAAGAGTATGATGCTATTGAAATAA
- a CDS encoding family 10 glycosylhydrolase codes for MKKLLLCILTTSVFISINVFAGSNLPKREFRGAWIATVINLDWPSSPGLHPQTQRQELIRILDELQVVGINAVIFQVRSECDAMYASRLEPWSYWLTGNQGTPPNPFYDPLEFVIAEAHQRGMELHAWFNPYRSVREVGNYTNASNHVSVRHPDWIIQTGNTKILNPGLPMARSYITSVVMDVVNRYDVDGVHFDDYFYPYPPNQISNQDAATFSTYSRGFANIGDWRRDNVNLLIKMIHDSIQVVKPFVKFGISPFGIWKNGVPSGITGLDAYSTIYCDALAWLQQQSLDYLTPQLYWPFGGGQDYGKLMPWWASQMNGRHLYVGQAVYRIPSWPANEMPRQIRLNRSNPNTHGSIFFRALFFRENPRGFTDSLKIDLYRHLALSPTMNWKDLVPPNPPQNLSFKRIAGTGTAGLRWDIPNFAADGDTASRYVVYRFNQPAIPASALDDASNIIAIAGERLSRPQTPPPEAGAYYYVVTSLDRNANESVASEALLISPPSTPRLASPANGAIVETAQVILRWFYPDNASSYRLQVALDSTFTTKLLVNETGILDTFKIISGFEGQQKYYWRVQASNPSGAGSFSLSGNFTTGFPAVASLVSPANNIRDVTLQPTLVWRKTPGASAYRLQLAYNSLFDSLSTVLDVAGIIDTSYAVSRLEGNRFYFWRVRAENAFGASAWSAVWRFKTIDVTSVVEAPSAPSTFALYQNYPNPFNPVTTIVFDLPKAGVTQLVIYDGLGQEVLRLLNEPLAAGRHEVPFYVQDLPSGIYYYRLKFEGQVLTKRMTVLK; via the coding sequence ATGAAGAAACTGCTCCTGTGCATTTTGACAACGTCTGTCTTCATATCAATAAATGTTTTCGCCGGCAGCAATCTCCCCAAGCGCGAGTTTCGCGGCGCGTGGATTGCAACCGTCATTAATCTGGACTGGCCTTCATCGCCCGGCCTCCATCCGCAAACCCAACGCCAAGAGCTCATTCGTATTCTCGACGAATTGCAAGTCGTCGGCATCAACGCCGTCATTTTTCAAGTCCGTTCGGAATGCGATGCGATGTATGCTTCGCGGCTCGAGCCGTGGTCCTACTGGCTCACCGGCAATCAAGGCACCCCGCCAAATCCGTTTTATGATCCGCTCGAGTTCGTCATTGCCGAAGCGCATCAACGCGGCATGGAACTGCACGCCTGGTTTAACCCATACCGCTCGGTGCGCGAAGTCGGCAATTATACCAATGCCTCCAATCATGTGTCGGTCCGACATCCGGACTGGATTATTCAAACCGGCAATACCAAAATTCTGAATCCCGGTCTGCCGATGGCGCGCAGTTATATCACCAGCGTCGTCATGGACGTGGTCAATCGTTACGACGTGGATGGCGTTCATTTTGACGATTACTTTTATCCGTATCCGCCCAATCAAATTTCCAATCAGGATGCCGCGACGTTTTCAACCTATTCGCGCGGGTTTGCCAACATTGGCGATTGGCGGCGCGATAATGTCAATTTGCTGATTAAAATGATTCACGACAGCATTCAAGTTGTCAAGCCTTTTGTGAAATTCGGCATCAGCCCGTTCGGTATTTGGAAAAACGGCGTGCCATCCGGCATTACCGGACTTGATGCGTACAGCACGATTTACTGCGACGCGCTGGCCTGGCTGCAGCAACAAAGCCTCGATTATCTCACGCCGCAACTGTACTGGCCGTTCGGCGGCGGGCAGGATTACGGCAAGCTCATGCCGTGGTGGGCTTCGCAAATGAATGGCCGGCATCTTTACGTCGGCCAGGCCGTATATCGCATTCCGAGCTGGCCGGCCAACGAAATGCCGCGGCAAATCCGCTTGAACCGCAGCAACCCCAACACCCACGGCAGTATTTTCTTTCGCGCGCTGTTCTTTCGAGAAAATCCCCGCGGCTTTACCGACAGCTTAAAAATCGATCTCTATCGCCATCTTGCTTTGTCACCGACGATGAATTGGAAGGATCTGGTGCCGCCGAACCCGCCGCAAAATCTCAGCTTTAAGCGCATTGCCGGAACCGGAACGGCCGGGCTGCGATGGGATATTCCCAATTTTGCCGCCGATGGCGATACGGCTTCGCGCTACGTGGTTTACCGATTCAATCAACCCGCCATCCCGGCCAGCGCGCTTGACGATGCCAGCAACATCATTGCCATAGCAGGTGAGCGTCTCAGCAGACCTCAAACGCCGCCGCCGGAGGCTGGAGCCTATTATTACGTCGTCACCTCGCTCGATCGTAATGCCAATGAAAGCGTCGCAAGCGAGGCCTTGCTGATTTCGCCGCCCTCGACGCCACGGCTCGCTTCCCCGGCGAATGGCGCCATCGTTGAAACGGCGCAAGTTATTTTGCGTTGGTTTTATCCGGATAACGCTTCTTCATACCGCTTGCAAGTTGCGCTCGATTCCACTTTCACGACAAAACTGCTCGTGAATGAAACCGGGATTCTCGATACCTTTAAAATCATCTCCGGCTTCGAGGGCCAGCAAAAGTATTACTGGCGTGTGCAAGCCAGCAATCCCAGCGGCGCCGGTTCGTTCTCGCTCTCGGGAAATTTCACCACTGGATTCCCGGCAGTGGCCTCGCTGGTTTCGCCGGCCAACAATATACGTGACGTCACGCTGCAGCCGACGCTGGTCTGGAGGAAGACGCCCGGCGCCAGCGCCTATCGGTTGCAGCTTGCTTACAACTCTCTTTTTGATTCTCTCTCAACCGTTCTGGATGTGGCCGGCATCATTGACACCTCGTACGCGGTCAGCCGGCTTGAAGGCAATCGTTTTTACTTCTGGCGCGTGCGCGCCGAGAATGCCTTCGGCGCCAGCGCCTGGTCGGCGGTTTGGCGGTTCAAGACCATCGACGTGACTTCCGTTGTCGAAGCGCCAAGCGCGCCCTCAACTTTTGCGTTGTATCAAAACTATCCGAATCCGTTTAACCCCGTCACGACAATTGTCTTTGATTTGCCCAAAGCCGGCGTGACACAGTTGGTCATTTATGACGGCTTGGGCCAGGAAGTATTGAGATTGCTCAACGAGCCGTTGGCCGCCGGACGCCACGAAGTGCCGTTCTATGTGCAAGATTTGCCGTCGGGAATTTATTACTATCGTTTGAAATTCGAGGGGCAGGTGTTGACGAAGAGAATGACGGTTTTGAAATGA
- a CDS encoding HEAT repeat domain-containing protein, with product MKWPKLFLLLSAVCLLCACSSDLQKAEALYQQSQALHLRTTSTLADPLSEAIQLLEGYLARNADEPAATLLLWRCYLQAGHPRAQAMCDNMQRMPEKMRRIFPGEIRRERDEHMRAQMVYRFGKMATEQDTQILIRVLEKDGSTHVQGAAAEVLSQIRAAEAVSPLLRKLAATPPAARLYACRALSSFPQPEAITALVARMLDRQETPEVRQQAAQSLAEICRHEFDGRAALVEQLEKLVRDDSQPLLARLLAASILAAVGHTAGYELAMASAGSSDPFARGVAIITLGYIGDQHALPHLTTALEYGNKALRLQAAEALGRLGNAKALPSLYKALDDPSEAVRTAANQSITKIKAQAKNG from the coding sequence ATGAAATGGCCAAAACTTTTTTTACTTCTCAGCGCCGTTTGCCTGTTGTGCGCCTGCAGCAGTGATTTGCAAAAAGCCGAAGCGCTTTATCAACAATCACAGGCGTTGCATCTAAGAACCACAAGCACGCTTGCTGATCCGCTGAGCGAAGCCATCCAGCTTCTCGAGGGGTATTTGGCGCGCAACGCCGATGAGCCGGCGGCAACGCTGCTGTTGTGGCGCTGCTATCTGCAAGCCGGCCACCCGCGCGCCCAGGCCATGTGTGACAACATGCAGCGCATGCCGGAAAAAATGCGCCGGATTTTTCCCGGAGAAATCCGCCGGGAGCGCGACGAGCATATGCGGGCGCAAATGGTTTATCGTTTCGGCAAAATGGCGACGGAGCAGGATACGCAGATTTTGATCAGGGTTCTCGAAAAGGACGGCTCAACCCACGTGCAAGGCGCCGCGGCCGAGGTGTTGTCGCAAATCCGGGCCGCCGAAGCCGTGTCACCGTTGCTGCGAAAACTTGCCGCCACGCCGCCGGCCGCGCGTTTGTATGCCTGCCGGGCCCTCTCTTCATTTCCCCAGCCTGAAGCCATCACGGCGCTGGTTGCCCGCATGCTCGACCGTCAGGAAACGCCCGAGGTGCGGCAACAAGCGGCGCAATCGCTTGCGGAAATTTGCCGGCACGAATTTGACGGCCGGGCTGCGCTGGTGGAACAACTTGAAAAATTGGTCAGAGATGATTCCCAGCCGTTGCTGGCGCGCTTGCTGGCGGCCTCGATTTTGGCGGCGGTTGGCCACACGGCTGGCTACGAGTTGGCCATGGCCAGCGCCGGTTCCAGCGATCCGTTTGCGCGCGGCGTCGCCATTATCACGCTCGGCTACATCGGCGATCAACACGCGCTGCCGCACCTGACAACTGCTCTCGAATATGGCAACAAAGCGCTGCGGCTGCAAGCAGCGGAAGCGCTCGGCCGCCTGGGCAACGCCAAGGCGCTGCCGAGTTTATACAAAGCCCTCGACGATCCCAGTGAAGCGGTGCGCACCGCAGCCAATCAATCCATCACGAAAATCAAAGCGCAGGCGAAGAATGGATAA